CCGCGGCGTTCAGCAGCGCGACCCTCCTCGGGGTGCGCAACACCCTCTACGGGATCCAGATCAAAGCCCTGCTCAGACCCCTCGGGCTGAAGAAGCTCCTCTCCGCCCAGGTCACGATCGATGAGAGCATGGCGGCCGCCACGGCCCAGGAGACCAGGCCCGAGCAGCGGCGAGGCTTCTGGCTCACCGGCATCGGAATCTGGATCGGCTGGTCCGCCGCCACGGCGATCGGGGCGCTGCTGGGCGATGCGATGGCGGATCCGGAGGCGTTCGGCCTCGACGGGGCGGTCGTCGCCGCATTCCTGGGGCTGCTCTGGCCCCGGCTGAAGGCCCGCGAGCCCTGGGCGCTGGCAGTGGTCGCGGCGCTGGTGACAGTGCTGACGATGCCGCTTGCGCCGGCCGGTGTGCCGATCCTCATCGCCGCAGCGGCTGCGATCCTATGGGGCCTGCTCGCGGCCCGCATGGAACGTGCCTCCCAGGAGGCCGACGCATGAGCATGTGGACATGGGTGCTGCTCGCCTGCGCGGCGGCCTTCGCGCTGAAGCTTCTGGGCTATTCGGTGCCCGCCACGTGGCTGGCGCACCCGCTTGTGGGCCGCATCTCCGGGCTGCTGACCATCGGGCTGCTGGCCGCGCTGGTCGCGCTCAACACAGTCTCCTACGAGGACGGCTTCGTCTTCGACGCCCGGCTCGGGGCGCTGGCGGCAGCCGCCGTCGCCCTGATGCTGCGGGCGCCGTTCATCGTCGTCGTGCTCATCGGTGCGCTCTCCGCCGCGGGGCTGCGGCTGCTGGGGCTACCCTGAACCTATGAGCCCGATCAGCCCCACCACGCTCACCACACCGGACGGCCCCTTCACCATCCTCGCCGATGAGGAGCACGTGCTCGCCTCGGGATGGACCGCTGAGGCCGACCAGCTCCTGCAGCTGATCCATCCTTCGCTGCGCGACGAGCTGGAAGGCGCGGCGCCGACCGTGCTGGTGCAGGCGGAGGAAGCGGTGCGGAAGTACTACGCCGGCGACCACGCGGCCGTCGGCCTGGTGCCGGTGCTGCAGAGGTCAGGGCCCTTCCGTCAGCAGGCCTGGGAGGCGCTCCGCACGGTGACGCCAGGGGAGCCCATCACCTACCGGGAGTACGCGGACCGGTCCGGCTCACCCCTGGCGGTGCGCGCGGCGGCGGGCGCCTGCGCCTCCAACGCAGCTGCGCTGTTTGTGCCGTGCCATCGCATCATCCGGACGGACGGCAGCCTCGGCGGCTTCCGCTACGGCGCAGAGGTCAAGCAGAGCCTGCTCAGGCGCGAGGCGACCGTCTCCGTGTGAGTGGCCAAATTCGGCACCATCGGGAGCCGAATCAGGTCCGGATGCTGCACATTTTGGCCGCTGGGCCTTACTGCTTCCGGCGGAAGAGGTCATCCAGGATGAGGGTCACGCCAGCCCCGAGCATCACGATGTCCTTGGCGATGGGGGTGCCGACCTCAGTGGGACGCACGCCGTCGTCCTTGGTCATCTCAGGGGACTTCAGATACATCCGGAGCAGGCCGCCGGAGAACGCGGTGAGCCCTGCGCCGGCCAGCCAGGAGGGGATCGCGGGCAGCAGCAGGGCAGCGCCGAGGGTGAGCTCGGAGTCGGAGAGAACCTCCCGGAAGTCCTTGGTCTTGAGTCTGTTGACCTCGGGCATTGCCTTGGCGCCCATTTCCTGCACGCCCTCGGCGGCTTCCTCGGGCAGCTGGCGGATATCCCAGCCGGCGTTGAGGATGAGCGCGCCGGCGGCGATGCGGACGGGCATGTGGGAGAGCTTGACCTTCGGGAACATGGCGACAACCCCTGTCTGGTTCGGTTCGGGCTTGCACGGTCGCGGCCAACCTAACAAGGGAGAGGTCCTCCCGGGGTTACGTGTGGCTCTCGTCTCGTTAGGATGGGGTGAGGGCGCCGCAGACGCCGTTGTCAGTACCGACTTCACTCATAGAGGAGCATCACGTGGCCGTTGCAACGCCGGACAAGTACACCGAGATGATCGACGCCGCCAAGGCCGGCGGCTATGCCTACCCTGCGGTCAACGTGACCAGCTCCCAGACTCTGAACGCCGCGATCAAGGGCTTCGCCGATGCCGAGTCCGATGGGATCATCCAGGTCTCCACCGGCGGCGCCGCCTACTGGTCCGGCCCCTTCGTGAAGGACATGGTGACCGGCGCGAAGGGCTTCGCCGCCCTCGCGAAGGAGGTCGCGAAGAACTACGGGGTGAACATCGCGCTGCACACTGACCACTGCCCGAAGGATCACCTGGACAGCTTTGTGCTGCCGCTGCTGGAGGCTTCCGAGGCGGAGGTGAAGGCCGGCCGCGACCCGATCTTCAACTCGCACATGTGGGACGGCTCCGCGGAGGCCCTGGATGAGAACCTCCGGATTGCCGCCGAGCTGCTGCCACGCTCCGCGGCCGCCAAGCAGATCCTCGAGGTGGAGATCGGCACCGTCGGCGGCGAGGAGGACGGTGTGGAGAATGAGATCAACGAGAAGCTCTACACCACTGCTGAGGACGCCCTGGCAACCCTTGAGGCGCTGGGCACCGGTGAGAAGGGCCGGTACATCACCGCCCTGACCTTCGGAAACGTCCACGGCGTCTACAAGCCGGGCAACGTCAAGCTGCGTCCGGAGATCCTGGACGAGATCCAGAGGGCGACTGCGGAGAAGTACGGCAAGGAGCGCCCGTTCGACCTGGTGTTCCACGGCGGCTCCGGCTCGAGCCAGCAGGAGATCGAGGACGCTGTGAGCTACGGCGTCATCAAGATGAACATCGACACGGACACTCAGTACGCGTTCACCCGCCCGGTGGCCGGACACATGTTCGAGAACTACGACGGCGTGCTGAAGGTCGACGGCGAGGTCGGGAACAAGAAGACCTACGACCCCCGCGTCTGGGGGAAGAAGGCCGAGGAATCCATGGCTGCCCGGATTGTGGAGGCCGCACAGTCTCTGGGGAGTGCCGGCAAGACCATCAGGTAGGCCGGAGTCTGCTGGAAGGGGTCTCGTGGGCTTGTGCGCCCACGGGGCCCCTTCTGCGTCTGCAACACTTGCGTCACATGACAGTCCCCTGACATTGAGGACGGTTCGTCCGCTGTACAGTATCTGCATGGACGCTCCGTCCCTGATCCCTGCCGCATCTTCCTGTGAGGGCCTTCCCCGTGCTGACCACTGCCGCTGACCGGCGCAAGCTGCTCATCCTGGACTTCGACGGCACCGTCTGCCTCGGCGACGAGCCGGCGACGTTCTATGCCCGTCGTGCAGACGCCCTGGTCGCCGAGAGCGGGCTTCCTGGGCTGGGCCGGAGCATCTCCCGCATCGTGGCTCAGGCGC
The sequence above is drawn from the Nesterenkonia populi genome and encodes:
- a CDS encoding AzlC family ABC transporter permease; protein product: MAASITLAVSLYGISFGALAVAAGFSFWQTTALSVLMFTGGSQFAFIGVVAAGGSPAAAFSSATLLGVRNTLYGIQIKALLRPLGLKKLLSAQVTIDESMAAATAQETRPEQRRGFWLTGIGIWIGWSAATAIGALLGDAMADPEAFGLDGAVVAAFLGLLWPRLKAREPWALAVVAALVTVLTMPLAPAGVPILIAAAAAILWGLLAARMERASQEADA
- a CDS encoding methylated-DNA--[protein]-cysteine S-methyltransferase gives rise to the protein MSPISPTTLTTPDGPFTILADEEHVLASGWTAEADQLLQLIHPSLRDELEGAAPTVLVQAEEAVRKYYAGDHAAVGLVPVLQRSGPFRQQAWEALRTVTPGEPITYREYADRSGSPLAVRAAAGACASNAAALFVPCHRIIRTDGSLGGFRYGAEVKQSLLRREATVSV
- a CDS encoding AzlD domain-containing protein: MSMWTWVLLACAAAFALKLLGYSVPATWLAHPLVGRISGLLTIGLLAALVALNTVSYEDGFVFDARLGALAAAAVALMLRAPFIVVVLIGALSAAGLRLLGLP
- the fbaA gene encoding class II fructose-bisphosphate aldolase, with product MAVATPDKYTEMIDAAKAGGYAYPAVNVTSSQTLNAAIKGFADAESDGIIQVSTGGAAYWSGPFVKDMVTGAKGFAALAKEVAKNYGVNIALHTDHCPKDHLDSFVLPLLEASEAEVKAGRDPIFNSHMWDGSAEALDENLRIAAELLPRSAAAKQILEVEIGTVGGEEDGVENEINEKLYTTAEDALATLEALGTGEKGRYITALTFGNVHGVYKPGNVKLRPEILDEIQRATAEKYGKERPFDLVFHGGSGSSQQEIEDAVSYGVIKMNIDTDTQYAFTRPVAGHMFENYDGVLKVDGEVGNKKTYDPRVWGKKAEESMAARIVEAAQSLGSAGKTIR